In a genomic window of Colius striatus isolate bColStr4 chromosome 2, bColStr4.1.hap1, whole genome shotgun sequence:
- the PM20D2 gene encoding xaa-Arg dipeptidase isoform X2: MGPQDAPQRGPAAAPPELETLKQRACECVELNAGRLGTLSRDIWSQPELAYEEHRAHDTMTRFFSSGELPGAAWAVQPRYKLDTAFRAEWGTAAPQGSGPGPLRVAFLCEYDALPGIGHACGHNLIAEVGAAAALGLKAALESLPPPAPVAITVLGTPAEEQGGGKIDLINAGAFDGLDVVFMAHPSQENAAYLPDVAEHDVTVKYYGKASHAAAYPWEGVNALDAAVLAYNNLSVLRQQMKPSWRVHGVIKNGGVKPNIIPSYTELEFYLRAPSMKDLSVLTEKVENCFKSAALATGCKVEIKGGKNDYYNVLPNKSLQKAYKENGRKLGIEFISEDLILNGLSGSTDFGNVTFVVPGLHAYFYIGSDALNHTEQYTEAAGSQDAQFYALRTAKALAMTALDVIFKPGLLEEVREDFRQVKLKEEGQINPLEQNKECGVGTGACPSH; this comes from the exons ATGGGGCCACAGGACGCGCCGcagcgcggccccgccgccgctccgccaGAGCTGGAGACGCTGAAGCAGCGGGCGTGCGAGTGCGTGGAGCTGAACGCGGGGCGGCTGGGGACGCTCAGCCGCGACATCTGGAGCCAGCCCGAGCTGGCCTACGAGGAGCACCGGGCGCACGATACCATGACCCGCTTCTTCTCCAGCGGGGAGCTGCCGGGCGCAGCCTGGGCCGTGCAGCCGCGCTACAAGCTGGACACGGCGTTCCGCGCCGAGTGGGGCACGGCCGCCCCGCAGGGCTCGGGCCCGGGCCCGCTCCGCGTCGCCTTCCTCTGCGAGTACGACGCCTTGCCCGGCATCGGCCACGCCTGCGGCCACAACCTGATCGCCGAGGTGGGAGCGGCCGCCGCGCTGGGGCTGAAGGCCGCGCTGGAGAGCCTGCCGCCGCCGGCTCCTGTCGCC ATCACGGTGCTGGGGACGCCTGCGGAAGAGCAAGGTGGAGGCAAAATAGACCTGATAAACGCCGGAGCATTTGACGGCCTGGATGTAGTGTTTATGGCACACCCCTCGCAAGAAAACGCAGCCTACCTGCCCGATGTGGCCGAGCACGA TGTGACTGTGAAATACTATGGAAAAGCTTCTCATGCTGCTGCTTATCCTTGGGAAGGAGTTAATGCATTAGATGCTGCTGTTCTTGCATACAACAATCTGTCTGTTTTAAGACAGCAAATGAAACCGTCCTGGAGAGTTCATG GTGTAATAAAAAATGGTGGTGTGAAACCCAACATCATCCCTTCTTACACTGAACTGGAGTTTTACTTGCGTGCCCCTTCAATGAAAGATCTTTCTGTTCTGACAGAGAAGGTTGAGAACTGCTTCAAATCtgcagcactggccacaggatgCAAA gtGGAAATAAAAGGTGGTAAAAATGATTACTACAATGTGCTTCCAAATAAGAGCCTGCAGAAAGCTTACAAGGAGAATGGAAGGAAACTTGGAATAGAATTTATATCAGAAGACCTTATCTTGAATGGTTTGTCAG GTTCCACAGACTTTGGAAATGTTACCTTTGTAGTCCCTGGGCTTCATGCTTATTTCTACATTGGCTCTGATGCATTGAATCACACTGAGCAGTACACAGAAGCTGCAG GGTCACAGGATGCTCAGTTCTACGCTTTACGCACAGCAAAAGCTTTGGCCATGACTGCGCTGGATGTCATTTTCAAGCCAGGTCTGCTTGAAGAAGTCAGGGAGGACTTTAGACAGGTGAAGCTAAAAGAAGAGGGGCAAATAAATCCACTAGAACAGAACAAAGAATGTGGTGTCGGCACAGGAGCATGTCCATCCCACTAA
- the PM20D2 gene encoding xaa-Arg dipeptidase isoform X1 produces MGPQDAPQRGPAAAPPELETLKQRACECVELNAGRLGTLSRDIWSQPELAYEEHRAHDTMTRFFSSGELPGAAWAVQPRYKLDTAFRAEWGTAAPQGSGPGPLRVAFLCEYDALPGIGHACGHNLIAEVGAAAALGLKAALESLPPPAPVAVQITVLGTPAEEQGGGKIDLINAGAFDGLDVVFMAHPSQENAAYLPDVAEHDVTVKYYGKASHAAAYPWEGVNALDAAVLAYNNLSVLRQQMKPSWRVHGVIKNGGVKPNIIPSYTELEFYLRAPSMKDLSVLTEKVENCFKSAALATGCKVEIKGGKNDYYNVLPNKSLQKAYKENGRKLGIEFISEDLILNGLSGSTDFGNVTFVVPGLHAYFYIGSDALNHTEQYTEAAGSQDAQFYALRTAKALAMTALDVIFKPGLLEEVREDFRQVKLKEEGQINPLEQNKECGVGTGACPSH; encoded by the exons ATGGGGCCACAGGACGCGCCGcagcgcggccccgccgccgctccgccaGAGCTGGAGACGCTGAAGCAGCGGGCGTGCGAGTGCGTGGAGCTGAACGCGGGGCGGCTGGGGACGCTCAGCCGCGACATCTGGAGCCAGCCCGAGCTGGCCTACGAGGAGCACCGGGCGCACGATACCATGACCCGCTTCTTCTCCAGCGGGGAGCTGCCGGGCGCAGCCTGGGCCGTGCAGCCGCGCTACAAGCTGGACACGGCGTTCCGCGCCGAGTGGGGCACGGCCGCCCCGCAGGGCTCGGGCCCGGGCCCGCTCCGCGTCGCCTTCCTCTGCGAGTACGACGCCTTGCCCGGCATCGGCCACGCCTGCGGCCACAACCTGATCGCCGAGGTGGGAGCGGCCGCCGCGCTGGGGCTGAAGGCCGCGCTGGAGAGCCTGCCGCCGCCGGCTCCTGTCGCCGTCCAG ATCACGGTGCTGGGGACGCCTGCGGAAGAGCAAGGTGGAGGCAAAATAGACCTGATAAACGCCGGAGCATTTGACGGCCTGGATGTAGTGTTTATGGCACACCCCTCGCAAGAAAACGCAGCCTACCTGCCCGATGTGGCCGAGCACGA TGTGACTGTGAAATACTATGGAAAAGCTTCTCATGCTGCTGCTTATCCTTGGGAAGGAGTTAATGCATTAGATGCTGCTGTTCTTGCATACAACAATCTGTCTGTTTTAAGACAGCAAATGAAACCGTCCTGGAGAGTTCATG GTGTAATAAAAAATGGTGGTGTGAAACCCAACATCATCCCTTCTTACACTGAACTGGAGTTTTACTTGCGTGCCCCTTCAATGAAAGATCTTTCTGTTCTGACAGAGAAGGTTGAGAACTGCTTCAAATCtgcagcactggccacaggatgCAAA gtGGAAATAAAAGGTGGTAAAAATGATTACTACAATGTGCTTCCAAATAAGAGCCTGCAGAAAGCTTACAAGGAGAATGGAAGGAAACTTGGAATAGAATTTATATCAGAAGACCTTATCTTGAATGGTTTGTCAG GTTCCACAGACTTTGGAAATGTTACCTTTGTAGTCCCTGGGCTTCATGCTTATTTCTACATTGGCTCTGATGCATTGAATCACACTGAGCAGTACACAGAAGCTGCAG GGTCACAGGATGCTCAGTTCTACGCTTTACGCACAGCAAAAGCTTTGGCCATGACTGCGCTGGATGTCATTTTCAAGCCAGGTCTGCTTGAAGAAGTCAGGGAGGACTTTAGACAGGTGAAGCTAAAAGAAGAGGGGCAAATAAATCCACTAGAACAGAACAAAGAATGTGGTGTCGGCACAGGAGCATGTCCATCCCACTAA